Proteins encoded in a region of the Ziziphus jujuba cultivar Dongzao chromosome 3, ASM3175591v1 genome:
- the LOC132803124 gene encoding MDIS1-interacting receptor like kinase 2-like translates to MAPWHPNLVVRSLDQFLLFIIILLFLCSSSTCFATSGEAVALVKWKDSLDMNPTTHSLLRSWNLNSTHSTSHHLYNNIPCTWVGITCNDFGSVINITLESSNLKGTLHNFNFSSFPSLLTLDFYNNSLYGSIPMHIGNLYTLTFLDMGSNHLSGNIPSQICLLTSLRFLALAENYLNGSIPPQIGMLVSLEVMYAYSNNLSGSIPVSIGNLSKLTVLELSENKVVGSIRNEIGQLKSLTTLYLDANQLTGSIPVSIGNLSKLTDLDFDENKIVGSIPNEIGLLKSLIGLYLFDNQLTGSIPVSIGNLSRLSSLELGGNKLVGSIPNNICLGGKLTWFTAGDNKFSGSIPKSIRNCSSLVVLSVAGNQLRGNISAEFGRYPNLGYMDLSTNKFFGELSENWGQCPKLTMLNISNNKIFSRLPPELGKATRLQKLDLSSNLLVGKIPKELGQLKMLYILKLNNNSLSSNVPVEIGMMSDLETLDLAANQLSGPIPMHLELCSKLLHLNLRNNKFSGIIPFQIGNLLSLEDLDLSKNLLLGELPSELGHLDKLETFNLSHNNLSGLIPFMSNELLSLTTVDISYNQLEGPLPHIKAFTEAPIEALEGNKGLCGNNPSLKPCPTSKDKNRNQAVIAMIVSISSILFLLFIIGGILFVCRKRVRNMDEPRETRTEAFFAAWNHDGKKVHEEIVEATENFDSKYCIGVGGNGSVYKTLLSTGQIVAVKKFHENDGIDHQQAFKSETSILPKVRHRNIIKLFGFCVHTRYSFLVYEFMKLGSLVKILSDNEKAMELEWFKRVNIVKGLANAISYLHHECFPAIVHRDISSKNVLLDDECEAHISDFGSATTLDPDSSNWTPFAGTLGYSVPELAYTMEVNEKIDVYSFGVVALESIMGEHPGDLISSLLSSPLHAVDVLLKDVLDQRLSPPKRQIADQVVSIAEIAFACVRQSPQSRPTMKQVSQKLSTPLQSLSVPFHMVTIKQLFDSPTWTT, encoded by the exons ATGGCACCCTGGCATCCAAACCTTGTTGTACGGTCACTtgatcaatttttgttgtttatcatCATTCTACTGTTTCTTTGTTCTTCTAGTACTTGTTTTGCAACAAGTGGAGAGGCAGTGGCTCTTGTGAAATGGAAGGACAGCCTTGATATGAATCCAACTACTCATTCTCTTCTCCGCTCTTGGAATCTCAATTCTACTCATTCAACGTCTCATCATCTCTATAATAATATCCCCTGTACTTGGGTTGGGATCACTTGTAATGACTTTGGAAGTGTCATCAATATTACCCTCGAAAGCAGTAATTTGAAAGGTACACTTCACAACTTCAACTTCTCCTCCTTTCCCAGCTTACTTACTCTTGACTTTTATAACAACTCCCTCTATGGAAGTATCCCCATGCACATTGGCAACCTTTACACACTCACCTTCCTTGATATGGGGTCCAATCATCTCTCTGGAAACATTCCTTCCCAAATATGCCTTTTGACAAGTTTACGCTTCCTTGCTTTGgctgaaaattatttaaatggcTCTATACCACCTCAAATAGGCATGTTGGTGTCTCTTGAAGTGATGTATGCTTATAGTAACAATCTTTCAGGTTCAATTCCTGTGTCCATTGGAAACCTGAGCAAATTAACTGTTTTGGAACTTAGTGAAAATAAAGTAGTTGGGTCCATCCGCAATGAGATTGGGCAGCTTAAATCACTCACTACCCTTTATTTGGATGCTAACCAACTCACAGGTTCAATTCCTGTGTCCATTGGAAACTTGAGCAAGTTAACTGATTTAGATTTTGATGAGAACAAAATAGTTGGGTCCATCCCCAATGAGATTGGACTGCTTAAATCACTCATTGGCCTTTATTTGTTTGATAACCAACTCACTGGCTCAATTCCTGTGTCCATTGGAAACTTAAGTAGGTTATCTTCTTTGGAACTTGGTGGAAACAAATTAGTTGGGTCCATTCCAAATAATATTTGTCTTGGTGGAAAGCTTACATGGTTTACAGCAGGTGATAACAAATTTAGTGGTTCCATTCCAAAAAGCATAAGAAACTGCAGTTCATTAGTCGTCCTTTCAGTTGCAGGAAATCAACTGAGAGGAAATATATCTGCAGAATTCGGAAGATACCCAAACCTGGGTTATATGGACTTGAGCACCAATAAGTTTTTTGGAGAACTTTCCGAAAACTGGGGACAGTGTCCAAAACTCACGATGTTGAACATctctaacaataaaattttcagtAGGCTACCCCCTGAACTTGGGAAGGCTACTCGATTGCAAAAACTTGACCTCTCTTCCAACCTTCTTGTAGGTAAAATTCCTAAGGAATTGGGACAGCTGAAAATGTTGTACATACTCAAGCTCAACAATAATTCCCTTTCTAGCAATGTTCCTGTGGAAATTGGAATGATGTCAGACCTTGAAACACTTGACCTTGCAGCCAACCAATTGAGTGGACCAATTCCCATGCATTTGGAACTATGTTCAAAACTACTGCATTTAAACTTGAGGAATAACAAATTTAGTGGAATTATTCCCTTCCAAATTGGGAATCTGCTCTCCCTTGAAGATCTTGATCTAAGTAAGAATTTGCTTTTAGGAGAGTTGCCTTCAGAGCTTGGTCATTTGGATAAGCTAGAAACATTTAACCTCTCACACAACAATCTATCAGGCTTAATACCATTCATGTCTAATGAATTGTTAAGCTTGACAACTGTTGATATATCCTACAATCAGTTAGAAGGTCCTCTGCCCCACATCAAAGCTTTCACTGAAGCTCCAATCGAAGCCTTGGAAGGTAATAAAGGATTGTGCGGCAATAACCCTAGTTTGAAGCCTTGCCCCACATCtaaagataaaaatagaaatcaagCTGTAATTGCAATGATAGTATCTATCTCCAGCattctatttttattgtttatcattGGTGGGATTCTTTTTGTTTGCCGAAAAAGAGTGAGGAATATGGATGAACCAAGAGAAACCAGAACTGAAGCTTTCTTTGCAGCATGGAATCACGATGGGAAAAAAGTTCATGAAGAAATAGTAGAAGCAACAGAGAATTTTGATTCCAAATATTGCATTGGAGTTGGAGGGAATGGAAGTGTATATAAAACCCTACTATCAACTGGTCAAATTGTTGCTGTGAAAAAGTTCCATGAGAATGATGGAATAGACCATCAACAAGCTTTCAAAAGTGAGACAAGTATTTTGCCAAAAGTGCGCCATCGAAACATCATCAAGCTTTTTGGATTTTGTGTGCATACAAGATACTCATTTTTGGTGTATGAGTTCATGAAACTGGGAAGTTTGGTAAAGATATTGAGTGACAATGAAAAGGCAATGGAGTTGGAATGGTTCAAGAGAGTGAATATTGTCAAAGGTTTGGCAAACGCGATATCCTATCTGCACCATGAATGTTTTCCAGCTATAGTCCACAGAGACATATCTAGTAAGAATGTTCTGTTGGACGATGAATGTGAAGCTCACATTTCTGACTTTGGTTCTGCTACAACTTTAGATCCAGACTCGTCAAATTGGACTCCATTTGCAGGAACCTTAGGTTACTCAGTCCCAG AGCTTGCTTATACAATGGAAGTAAATGAGAAGATTGATGTCTACAGCTTCGGAGTTGTTGCATTAGAATCTATCATGGGAGAGCATCCCGGAGACCTCATATCATCTCTGTTATCATCACCATTACATGCTGTTGATGTTCTGCTTAAGGATGTACTTGACCAACGTCTCTCACCTCCAAAGCGGCAAATAGCAGACCAAGTGGTCTCCATTGCAGAAATAGCATTTGCATGCGTGCGACAAAGTCCACAGTCACGACCAACTATGAAGCAAGTATCTCAGAAGCTGTCGACTCCATTACAATCTTTATCAGTGCCTTTTCATATGGTTACAATAAAGCAGCTGTTTGATTCCCCAACATGGACAACCTAA